Below is a genomic region from Isosphaeraceae bacterium EP7.
GCCTTGATAGAAGCCGATTGCCCCCTTGGTCTGGCGGATGGCCGTCTCCACCATCACGCGCGGGGCCTTGCCGATGGTTGAACGGGCCACGTCGACCAGGGCCGGGATCTTCTCCATCCTCGACAGCACGTTGCGAAGCTTGATCTCTCGCGGCTGTGTCGACTGGCTCAAGATCAGGTAGACGCTGTCCGAGAAATAGTCGCCATAGATCCGCGGATCTTCGACGAACGGATCGGTGTTCTCGGCAAGCCAGATGTTCCGAACGAGATGATGTTCGAGGATGTCGAAGTCGACCCGGCCGTCGCCCGAGAGGCTGGCGCGGTCGACGAGCGTCGGCAAGTCGGCCAGCATCGTCCGGTCGCGTTCGACGTTCGACTTGCGGGCCTCGGGGCTCAGATCATCGAGTTCTGAGTCGAATCGACGATCACCTAGGCGGGTCGCCAGCAGGGGCTCGGCGCGGAAGACCCGCTCGAGATAGTCGCGGAACACGCTCGCGAGCTTGGCGTCTTCGGGCGTGGCGACGCCCGCTATCGCGGCCGGATTGACGATCATCGCCCACCCTCCAAGCAGCAGACAACACGCGGCAAGTCGACGCGGCATGGCATCCCTTCGATGGATCCGAAGCCCGGCCCACGCGTCCGACCGGCCGGCCGTCGTCATTCCGGGCAGGCGGCTACTGTAACGCGACCGGTCCCGTCGGCGTACCCGCCATCAATCCGTCCAGTGTTTCGATCGCCGCGGCCTGGTTCCCTTCGGAAAGATGGATCGAGGCCCGTCTCAGCGCGTCCACATGCTCGACCCGAAACGGCACGGCATCCCTCGCTCCAGGGGCATTCATGGTCAGGCGGGCGGCGATGGCTTCGATCAGCGCGGGGAGCCCTTCGCCGGTCGCGGCCGAGACGGCGAGGGCGTCGACTTGTCCTTCATCCCAGGCGGCGGGCAGGTCGGACTTGTTAGCCACAATCAGGGAGCCGGGAACCTCTGGTTCGCAGTCATCACGGGGAAACGACCGATCGAGGACCACTACGACGAGGTCGGCCCTAGCGTGCCAGCTCCTGGCCGCGACGACCCCGGCCGCCTCGATCGCGTCGCCCGTAAGGCGCAGCCCCGCGGTATCGGCCAGCTCGACGGGCCAACCAACCAGGGACGTCGCCGCGGTCACCACGTCGCGCGTCGTGCCGGGCGTCGGGTCGACGATGGATCGGTCGTAGCCCGCAAGCGCGTTGAGAAGGCGGCTCTTGCCGACGTTGGGACGGCCCGCCAGCGCGACTCGCCAGCCCGTGATGAGCCGGGTGCCGACCTCGGCCCGCTCGATGAGGCGAGCCAGATGGTGCGCGGCAGCCACCGGATCGTGGGAGACCAGGTCGATGATCAGTCGAATTTCGCGGTCCAGCGCCCCGTCGACCTGATCCATCAGGATCTCGGCGGCCCGAGCCGTGGAGGCCGCGGCCAGATCCAGCTCGGCCTGGACGGCAAGCGGCGAGGCTTGACGACTCACGAGCCAGTCGGAGGGAGCCGCCAGCGCGACGCCGGAATCGACGAGCGCGTCGAGCACCAGCGATAACGCGGCCGGCCCGCCGTGGGTGTGGATCTCGACCTCGCAAGCCGCGCCGGGAACGATCGAGACGACCACTTCATCGCCCAGGCCCCGACCGATGCGTCCGAGCCGGGGGCGTCCGGGGTCCGTCCGCGTGAGAGCCCGAGCTCGGTCGGGGCGGAACGCAGAGTCGACCGCGTCGACGGCCCCGTTTCCCCAGACCCGGACGACGGCCAGGGCCCCTCGCCCATCGGCGGTCAGGACGCATGCGCGGGAACCGGCGTCCTGCTCGGACGGGTTCACGGCCGGGCCCCGCGGGCGAGGATCGCCAGGCCTTCGAGGACCAAGTCGGGGGCGACCTCGATTCTCGAGTCGCCCAAACCGGCGGCGATGGTGACGGCATCGCCGCCGCAGAAGACGATCCAGGGAGTGCCCTCGGACTCCTCCGCCTGGCGGGTGAGAAGCTCGCGGGCGATGCCCACGGCCCCCCAGTAGATCCCCGCTTCCATCGCCGGGCGGGTCGAGTCGCCCGATGGTGGCGGCGAGCTCACGGGCGTGATCTGGGGGAGCTGATCGGTTCGCTCTCCCAATGCCCTCGCCATCATGTTCAGGCCCGCCGCGATCGCACCACCGCGCCAGATTCCGTGGTCATCGATCGTCTCCACCGTGATCGCCGTCCCGCAGCAGACGACCTGGCCCGGCCCGCCGACCGGGTGAGCGGCCAGGGCCGCGAGCACCGCCAAGGCCCGGTCGACCCCGGTCGAATCGGGCCTGGCCAACGCGTGGCGGACCTGGACATCAGATGCCGAGGTGAGGAACGTCGTCTGGCCCACGCCCCGGCGCTCCAGGAAGGCGCGGAAGCGGGCCATCACGGGTCGATTCACCGAGGCGACGGTCCACTGCAACTCTTCGGGATCGCAGGGGCAGAAATCGTCCCAGGCGTCGTCCCAGGTGCATGGGTCGTCGAAGACCAGGGCCCTGACGTCGACGAGGCGCCCGGCCTCGTCGAGTCGGCCCCACTTGAGCCGCGAGTTGCCCAGATCGGCCACCAGGTGGGGCAACGCTCAGACCCCCATCGGGGCGGTCGTGTCATCCGTCAGGGACGAGATTTCGCCGCCGGCATCGGTGTCGTGGTCGGCCGGAAGTTCTTCGGGGATCTCGATCTGAGTCAGCTCGGCAAGCCTCGATGTGATCGTGCGGATCAGTTCGGGGATCCCCTTGCCAGTCACGGCGGAGATCGACAGCGGCTCGACCCCGAGCTCGGCGGCGAACCGGTCCCGGGCCTCTTCCGATCCCGTCAGGTCGAGCTTGGTGACGATCAGGAGCTCGGGCCTGGACGAGAGCGCGGGGCTGTAAAGCTCCAGCTCCTTGCGAATCGTCCGGTAGTTAACGATCGGGTCCGAGCCGTCCATCGGCATGGCGTCGACCAGATGGACCAGCAGCCTGGTCCGTTCGACGTGCCTGAGGAATTCATGGCCGAGGCCGTGACCCGAGTGAGCCCCCTCGATCAGGCCGGGGATGTCGGCCACGACGAACGCCTGGTCGCCGTCCCCGTGCACTGTGCCGAGGTTGGGATACTTGGTCGTGAACGGATAATCGGCGATCTCGGGGTGGGCCCGGGAGATGCGCGAGAGCAAGGTCGACTTGCCGGCATTGGGCAGGCCAAGCAGGCCGACGTCGGCGATGACCTTCAATTCGAGCGAGATCTTCCGCTCCTCGCCAACCTGCCCCTGCTCATGCTGGCGTGGGGCACGATTGGTGGACGACTTGAAGTGGGCATTGCCGTGCCCACCTCGACCGCCGCGGGCCGCAATGACTTGGTCGCCGGGGACCTTAAGATCCTTGAGGATGTGCTGGCGTTCCTGGTCGCGGACGATGGTGCCGACGGGGACGTTGATGATGAGGTCGTCGGCCCCCCGCCCCGAGCAGTCGGAGCCCGACCCGTTATCGCCTTTTTCGGCCCGCCAGTGCCGCTGGCTGGAAAGGTGGGCGAGGTTGGTGAGCCCATCGGCGGCGCGGATGATCACGCTGCCGCCGCCCCCGCCGTCGCCACCATTGGGGCCGCCCTTGGGCGCGTATTTCTCGCGACGGAAGGCCAAAGCCCCGTTGCCACCGTCTCCGGCCTTGACGTAGATGGCCACGCGATCGACGAACATGGGAGCACTCTCGCCAGAGGGAGCGGATTCGCTCGACTTCGAGGCGACCTGGAGACGTGAACGAGGTGCCGGAGGTCCGACCCTAAGTTAGGCCGGCTCCCGCACCTCATGGAAGATCAGACGGATCGATCGGGCGGGATTCGCCCGGATGCGACCCTTGATCAGACGGCGACTGCGGCGACGGGGGCATCTTCCAGGATCGGATCGACGTTGATCCGGCGGCCGTCGCGATCGAACCGGACCGTGCCGTCGATCAGCGTGAAGATCGTGAAGTCGCGGCCCAGGCCCACGTTCTTGCCGGGGGTCCAGCGCGTGCCACGCTGGCGGCAGATGATGCTGCCGGCGCGGGCAAACTGGCCGCCGTACAGCTTGATGCCCAGCATCTTCGGATTCGAGTCGCGGCCGTTGCGGCTTGATCCCTGACCCTTTTTATGTGCCATCGACGAAACACCCTCGTTCTCGGACTCTCAGGCGGCCATACCCGGCTCGCCGTGGGCGCAATGCGGTCTCGCCCAGCGGCGGAACGGTAAACCCCGAGCATACCC
It encodes:
- a CDS encoding type III pantothenate kinase: MPHLVADLGNSRLKWGRLDEAGRLVDVRALVFDDPCTWDDAWDDFCPCDPEELQWTVASVNRPVMARFRAFLERRGVGQTTFLTSASDVQVRHALARPDSTGVDRALAVLAALAAHPVGGPGQVVCCGTAITVETIDDHGIWRGGAIAAGLNMMARALGERTDQLPQITPVSSPPPSGDSTRPAMEAGIYWGAVGIARELLTRQAEESEGTPWIVFCGGDAVTIAAGLGDSRIEVAPDLVLEGLAILARGARP
- a CDS encoding GTPase; translated protein: MNPSEQDAGSRACVLTADGRGALAVVRVWGNGAVDAVDSAFRPDRARALTRTDPGRPRLGRIGRGLGDEVVVSIVPGAACEVEIHTHGGPAALSLVLDALVDSGVALAAPSDWLVSRQASPLAVQAELDLAAASTARAAEILMDQVDGALDREIRLIIDLVSHDPVAAAHHLARLIERAEVGTRLITGWRVALAGRPNVGKSRLLNALAGYDRSIVDPTPGTTRDVVTAATSLVGWPVELADTAGLRLTGDAIEAAGVVAARSWHARADLVVVVLDRSFPRDDCEPEVPGSLIVANKSDLPAAWDEGQVDALAVSAATGEGLPALIEAIAARLTMNAPGARDAVPFRVEHVDALRRASIHLSEGNQAAAIETLDGLMAGTPTGPVALQ
- the obgE gene encoding GTPase ObgE, which translates into the protein MFVDRVAIYVKAGDGGNGALAFRREKYAPKGGPNGGDGGGGGSVIIRAADGLTNLAHLSSQRHWRAEKGDNGSGSDCSGRGADDLIINVPVGTIVRDQERQHILKDLKVPGDQVIAARGGRGGHGNAHFKSSTNRAPRQHEQGQVGEERKISLELKVIADVGLLGLPNAGKSTLLSRISRAHPEIADYPFTTKYPNLGTVHGDGDQAFVVADIPGLIEGAHSGHGLGHEFLRHVERTRLLVHLVDAMPMDGSDPIVNYRTIRKELELYSPALSSRPELLIVTKLDLTGSEEARDRFAAELGVEPLSISAVTGKGIPELIRTITSRLAELTQIEIPEELPADHDTDAGGEISSLTDDTTAPMGV
- the rpmA gene encoding 50S ribosomal protein L27 is translated as MAHKKGQGSSRNGRDSNPKMLGIKLYGGQFARAGSIICRQRGTRWTPGKNVGLGRDFTIFTLIDGTVRFDRDGRRINVDPILEDAPVAAVAV